The Pirellulimonas nuda genome includes a region encoding these proteins:
- a CDS encoding VOC family protein, protein MKPSSSAIPCLRYRDAPAAIKQLCEVLGFSEHLVVPGPDDTIVHAQLVLGGGMVMLGSATDSAHAEYLKLMKQPSEVGGANTQSSYLVVPDADAVLARVHAAGWKVLIEIEDKEYGGRDFTCADPEGHVWSVGTYDPWAGDV, encoded by the coding sequence ATGAAACCCTCGTCTTCCGCCATCCCGTGCCTCCGCTACCGCGACGCCCCCGCCGCGATCAAGCAGCTTTGTGAAGTGCTTGGGTTTTCGGAGCACCTGGTCGTCCCCGGGCCGGACGACACGATTGTCCACGCACAACTGGTCCTGGGCGGGGGGATGGTGATGCTGGGTTCGGCGACCGATTCCGCCCATGCCGAGTATCTCAAGCTGATGAAGCAACCCAGCGAGGTCGGGGGCGCCAACACGCAGTCGTCCTACCTGGTCGTCCCCGACGCCGACGCCGTGCTCGCCCGGGTTCATGCCGCGGGCTGGAAGGTGCTGATCGAGATCGAGGATAAAGAGTACGGCGGACGCGACTTCACCTGCGCCGACCCCGAGGGCCACGTCTGGAGCGTGGGGACGTACGACCCGTGGGCGGGTGACGTGTGA